One genomic window of Peromyscus maniculatus bairdii isolate BWxNUB_F1_BW_parent chromosome 2, HU_Pman_BW_mat_3.1, whole genome shotgun sequence includes the following:
- the Npbwr1 gene encoding neuropeptides B/W receptor type 1: protein MYNLSLSEPGGDNVSCGGLTLGCPNGSSPAPLPLPQPLAVAVPVVYAVICAVGLAGNSAVLYVLLRAPRMKTVTNVFILNLAIADELFTLVLPINIADFLLRRWPFGEVMCKLIVAVDQYNTFSSLYFLTVMSADRYLVVLATAESRRVSGRTYGAARAVSLAVWGLVTLVVLPFAVFARLDEEQGRRQCVLVFPQPEAFWWRASRLYTLVLGFAIPVSTICALYTTLLCRLRAIQLDSHAKALDRAKKRVTLLVAAILAVCLICWTPYHLSTIVALTTDLPQTPLVIGISYFITSLSYANSCLNPFLYAFLDDSFRRSLRQLVSCRAA, encoded by the coding sequence ATGTATAACTTGTCGCTCTCCGAGCCTGGCGGGGACAATGTGTCCTGCGGCGGCTTGACTCTGGGCTGTCCCAACGGGTCGAGCCCCGCGCCTCTGCCGCTGCCGCAGCCACTGGCCGTAGCAGTACCTGTCGTCTACGCGGTAATCTGCGCGGTGGGACTGGCGGGCAACTCAGCGGTGTTGTACGTGCTGCTGCGCGCGCCGCGCATGAAGACTGTCACCAACGTGTTCATCCTCAACCTGGCTATCGCCGACGAGCTCTTCACCCTCGTGCTGCCCATCAACATCGCCGACTTCCTGCTGAGGCGCTGGCCCTTCGGGGAGGTCATGTGCAAGCTCATCGTGGCCGTCGACCAGTACAACACCTTCTCTAGCCTCTACTTCCTCACCGTAATGAGCGCGGACCGCTACCTGGTGGTGCTGGCCACAGCCGAGTCGCGCCGGGTGTCGGGGCGCACTTACGGTGCTGCGCGCGCTGTCAGCCTGGCAGTGTGGGGGCTAGTGACTCTGGTCGTGCTGCCCTTCGCGGTGTTCGCCCGGCTGGACGAGGAACAGGGCCGACGCCAGTGCGTGCTGGTCTTCCCGCAGCCAGAAGCCTTCTGGTGGCGTGCCAGCCGCCTGTACACACTGGTCCTGGGCTTCGCCATCCCGGTCTCCACCATCTGCGCCCTCTATACCACCCTGCTGTGCCGGCTGCGTGCCATCCAGCTAGACAGCCATGCCAAAGCCCTGGACCGAGCCAAGAAGCGTGTGACCTTGTTGGTGGCGGCGATCCTGGCTGTGTGCCTCATCTGCTGGACGCCTTACCACCTGAGCACCATAGTGGCGCTTACCACCGACCTGCCGCAAACGCCCCTGGTCATTGGCATCTCCTACTTCAtcaccagcctgagctatgccAACAGCTGCCTCAACCCCTTCCTCTATGCCTTCTTGGATGACAGCTTCCGCAGGAGCCTTCGGCAGCTGGTGTCGTGCCGTGCCGCCTGA